A genomic stretch from Hemicordylus capensis ecotype Gifberg chromosome 1, rHemCap1.1.pri, whole genome shotgun sequence includes:
- the C1H2orf50 gene encoding uncharacterized protein C2orf50 homolog isoform X3, producing the protein MRGSSRSGRTPPTTQSLVKPSSKNQGEEQKALKGDQVQQDKVWREFVEAERRANRYWYQNWSFLKDYDPMGKKKEHEELPEYVSVFSDKIPNTSSRIIGSRMNTDLGKTLVTMDYFLNYGRRKNKLEQELQPA; encoded by the exons CAGCAGCCGGTCTGGAAGGACCCCACCTACCACACAGAGTTTGGTGAAACCCTCAAGCAAAAACCAGGGAGAAGAGCAGAAAGCCCTGAAGGGGGATCAGGTCCAACAGGACAAAGTCTGGAGAGAGTTTGTGGAGGCTGAGAGAAGGGCAAACAGATATTG GTACCAGAACTGGAGTTTCCTGAAGGACTATGATCCAATG ggaaagaaaaaagaacatgAAGAACTCCCTGAGTATGTGTCAGTATTCTCAGACAAAATTCCCAACACCAGCAGTCGCATCATTGGCAGCAGAATGAATACTGACCTTGGCAAAACACTGGTAACAATGGATTATTTCCTCAACTATGGAAGGAGAAAAAATAAACTTGAACAGGAACTCCAGCCTGCCTAG
- the C1H2orf50 gene encoding uncharacterized protein C2orf50 homolog isoform X4, translating into MRGSRSGRTPPTTQSLVKPSSKNQGEEQKALKGDQVQQDKVWREFVEAERRANRYWYQNWSFLKDYDPMGKKKEHEELPEYVSVFSDKIPNTSSRIIGSRMNTDLGKTLVTMDYFLNYGRRKNKLEQELQPA; encoded by the exons CAGCCGGTCTGGAAGGACCCCACCTACCACACAGAGTTTGGTGAAACCCTCAAGCAAAAACCAGGGAGAAGAGCAGAAAGCCCTGAAGGGGGATCAGGTCCAACAGGACAAAGTCTGGAGAGAGTTTGTGGAGGCTGAGAGAAGGGCAAACAGATATTG GTACCAGAACTGGAGTTTCCTGAAGGACTATGATCCAATG ggaaagaaaaaagaacatgAAGAACTCCCTGAGTATGTGTCAGTATTCTCAGACAAAATTCCCAACACCAGCAGTCGCATCATTGGCAGCAGAATGAATACTGACCTTGGCAAAACACTGGTAACAATGGATTATTTCCTCAACTATGGAAGGAGAAAAAATAAACTTGAACAGGAACTCCAGCCTGCCTAG
- the C1H2orf50 gene encoding uncharacterized protein C2orf50 homolog isoform X2 yields MNFEPGNMAKNCIRCSRSGRTPPTTQSLVKPSSKNQGEEQKALKGDQVQQDKVWREFVEAERRANRYWYQNWSFLKDYDPMGKKKEHEELPEYVSVFSDKIPNTSSRIIGSRMNTDLGKTLVTMDYFLNYGRRKNKLEQELQPA; encoded by the exons ATGAATTTTGAACCTGGAAACATGGCCAAGAACTGTATTAGATG CAGCCGGTCTGGAAGGACCCCACCTACCACACAGAGTTTGGTGAAACCCTCAAGCAAAAACCAGGGAGAAGAGCAGAAAGCCCTGAAGGGGGATCAGGTCCAACAGGACAAAGTCTGGAGAGAGTTTGTGGAGGCTGAGAGAAGGGCAAACAGATATTG GTACCAGAACTGGAGTTTCCTGAAGGACTATGATCCAATG ggaaagaaaaaagaacatgAAGAACTCCCTGAGTATGTGTCAGTATTCTCAGACAAAATTCCCAACACCAGCAGTCGCATCATTGGCAGCAGAATGAATACTGACCTTGGCAAAACACTGGTAACAATGGATTATTTCCTCAACTATGGAAGGAGAAAAAATAAACTTGAACAGGAACTCCAGCCTGCCTAG
- the C1H2orf50 gene encoding uncharacterized protein C2orf50 homolog isoform X1, with protein MCSAYSIKQLREKCECLGSLLSACPSDPVCRAERMGSRTNGLRRSTSAGYRMPATSPVGDLASSSSPSLSSSRSGRTPPTTQSLVKPSSKNQGEEQKALKGDQVQQDKVWREFVEAERRANRYWYQNWSFLKDYDPMGKKKEHEELPEYVSVFSDKIPNTSSRIIGSRMNTDLGKTLVTMDYFLNYGRRKNKLEQELQPA; from the exons ATGTGTTCTGCTTATTCAATCAAACAACTAAGAGAAAAGTGTGAATGTTTAGGATCTTTGCTATCAGCCTGTCCTAGTGACCCAGTTTGCAGGGCAGAGAGGATGGGGAGCAGAACAAATGGACTCAGGAGAAGTACATCGGCAGGGTACCGGATGCCAGCTACCAGCCCGGTGGGCGATTTAGCCTCATCCTCATCTCCTTCACTTAGCAGCAGCCGGTCTGGAAGGACCCCACCTACCACACAGAGTTTGGTGAAACCCTCAAGCAAAAACCAGGGAGAAGAGCAGAAAGCCCTGAAGGGGGATCAGGTCCAACAGGACAAAGTCTGGAGAGAGTTTGTGGAGGCTGAGAGAAGGGCAAACAGATATTG GTACCAGAACTGGAGTTTCCTGAAGGACTATGATCCAATG ggaaagaaaaaagaacatgAAGAACTCCCTGAGTATGTGTCAGTATTCTCAGACAAAATTCCCAACACCAGCAGTCGCATCATTGGCAGCAGAATGAATACTGACCTTGGCAAAACACTGGTAACAATGGATTATTTCCTCAACTATGGAAGGAGAAAAAATAAACTTGAACAGGAACTCCAGCCTGCCTAG